In a genomic window of Pieris brassicae chromosome 7, ilPieBrab1.1, whole genome shotgun sequence:
- the LOC123711964 gene encoding 28S ribosomal protein S24, mitochondrial isoform X2 produces the protein MNFSVIKLAQNASIITKNAPLLASQFHTSTALCRVVSGKYRITKRRDKPLTYEMANPPHYIAHRKTWNSWNTSNLKDGVRRSETALEDEFIRRFMNGTWHGLVCSEIIIKRQFNHIRVAAIIRRAVSPTKMYFLLGYSEELMANWLQCPVTLELQTVDSFKDVVFKYI, from the exons atgaatttctCAGTTATTAAATTAGCTCAG AATGCCTCTATTATAACCAAAAATGCTCCTTTATTGGCTTCCCAATTTCATACCTCAACAGCATTATGCAGAGTTGTCTCCGGAAAATACAGAATCACAAAAAGGAGGGACAAACCGCTTACTTACGAAATGGCTAATCCACCACATTATATTGCTCACAGAAAAACTTGGAATTCATGGAATACCT CTAACTTAAAAGATGGAGTCCGTAGATCAGAGACAGCACTGGAAGATGAATTCATAAGAAGATTTATGAATGGAACCTGGCATGGACTTGTTTGTAGTGAA ATAATCATAAAACGGCAATTTAATCATATTCGTGTAGCTGCCATCATTCGACGAGCTGTCTCACCAACTAAGATGTATTTCTTGCTAGGCTATTCAGAAGAGCTCATGGCAAACTGGTTACAATGCCCTGTTACTCTAGAACTCCAGACAGTTGACAGTTTTAAGgatgttgtatttaaatatatataa
- the LOC123711964 gene encoding 28S ribosomal protein S24, mitochondrial isoform X1 translates to MNFSVIKLAQVNLIQNASIITKNAPLLASQFHTSTALCRVVSGKYRITKRRDKPLTYEMANPPHYIAHRKTWNSWNTSNLKDGVRRSETALEDEFIRRFMNGTWHGLVCSEIIIKRQFNHIRVAAIIRRAVSPTKMYFLLGYSEELMANWLQCPVTLELQTVDSFKDVVFKYI, encoded by the exons atgaatttctCAGTTATTAAATTAGCTCAGGTAAACTTAATTCag AATGCCTCTATTATAACCAAAAATGCTCCTTTATTGGCTTCCCAATTTCATACCTCAACAGCATTATGCAGAGTTGTCTCCGGAAAATACAGAATCACAAAAAGGAGGGACAAACCGCTTACTTACGAAATGGCTAATCCACCACATTATATTGCTCACAGAAAAACTTGGAATTCATGGAATACCT CTAACTTAAAAGATGGAGTCCGTAGATCAGAGACAGCACTGGAAGATGAATTCATAAGAAGATTTATGAATGGAACCTGGCATGGACTTGTTTGTAGTGAA ATAATCATAAAACGGCAATTTAATCATATTCGTGTAGCTGCCATCATTCGACGAGCTGTCTCACCAACTAAGATGTATTTCTTGCTAGGCTATTCAGAAGAGCTCATGGCAAACTGGTTACAATGCCCTGTTACTCTAGAACTCCAGACAGTTGACAGTTTTAAGgatgttgtatttaaatatatataa
- the LOC123711985 gene encoding uncharacterized protein LOC123711985, with protein sequence MRQFTFIFLSYFAIIIKGDVSSKLQSRNPLIDIILKKISKISSESVQNGTYIGDDEEFNKIESQLKKAAEPLGEKGDKYVKLIMRGIRSGKNKIKGIKDIMSNSNQDELIASDLHENVRNSNREGLEANKMDASLQTKSNITKDEKENIFHSIEDKLRKAAVPLGDQGEKYVKIIMRGIRNGNKNIKLKVHDKSFDNSKNFNIGYEKPRNTMLYYIIEKIGKLSLDSIRQIKTDSEFEDKLKSIENNLKIAAQSKGEKGKKYIALIMRALRRIYRQTRDVDYNNKLTMSDEVDKIVDHTYKLHNMIKIDEGNDRLRNQVIQDIASTVKTLFIKYYKSGNDTMLLQEIKMKLFDSLKHKDSINTSNDIRSLTDLLIDGINGAITNLNMNRRYENRIQHNINSILEYKNTQEKPLVSYKECRDTVNITCSNINLIKSLKCSNANEIIHITQLCNGKADCSDYSDEKYCSEQAIKKLRFAHNILAGLNKPLENGCFTGAMNPNILSRQNNFLQDILNSQLEFIEKYKSEHRIKLATNGNTRNHLINEITDVLSTLTMALYKAFCSNQNTRRFNEILDEEDPWPTDKWPPTSCPCLKGPCQNCTYPCKRICWHKSSLLNWNCESVNVQSSMVPLSVICDGKIDCFDESDEKGCFTDTTHAKFAAHKNFIELTDALKLKASKDYKAERNKIWALIHAVYDLEKLSLKPNPNPASLKEHRNECFKLITMVYTELLKHTSYAFEAEELYQFLLNINQQLGTIIKQIGTGNKKVISGGCFCREEKCAFSYCTRKCKKACAVELKFTKYYCLGKINKSIDIDNICDGTPDCSLEDDERDCKKEMCRNHHLRLLQLKIENVGVKQKGTSMGEVLSTWKEKVKNTLKVAEKSGKPTPKVIKEIVKDALRELVTTYGSVEEYRRKNNNYALDEFTLIAKNVLDSVRSCSK encoded by the exons ATGCGGCAGTTTACCTTTATCTTTCTTTCATATTTTGCGATAATTATAAAag GTGACGTGTCAAGCAAACTACAATCTCGCAATCCCCTCATTGATATAATTCTCAagaaaattagtaaaatatctTCAGAATCTGTCCAAAATGGCACATATATTGGCGATGACGAAGAGTTTAATAAAATCGAGAGCCAGCTCAAAAAAGCAGCAGAGCCCTTAGGAGAGAAAGGCGACAAATATGTTAAACTGATTATGCGAGGAATCCGATCCGGTAAAAATAAGATCAAAGGAATAAAAGATATAATGAGTAATTCTAATCAAGATGAATTAATAGCAAGTGATTTACATGAAAATG TACGTAACTCAAACAGAGAGGGTCTTGAAGCAAATAAAATGGATGCATCTTTGCAAACAAAAAGCAATATAACAAAAgatgaaaaagaaaacatttttcattctATTGAAGACAAATTACGAAAAGCTGCAGTACCTCTGGGCGATCAAGGTGAAAAATACGTCAAAATAATTATGCGAGGAATTCGAAACGGCAACAagaatatcaaattaaaagtcCACGATAAATCATTTGATAACAGTAAAAATTTCA ATATAGGATACGAAAAGCCACGTAAtactatgttatattatataatcgaAAAAATTGGTAAGTTGTCTCTGGATTCAATTCGTCAAATTAAAACTGACTCTGAATTTGAAGATAAACTCAAGTCGATCGAAAATAACTTGAAAATAGCAGCGCAGTCAAAAGGAGAAAAGGGAAAGAAATACATAGCCTTAATTATGCGAGCTTTACGTCGCATTTATAGGCAAACTCGTGATGTagattataacaataaattaacgatGTCTGATGAAGTTGATAAAATCGTTGATCATACTTATAAACTAcataatatgattaaaattgaTGAAGGTAATGATAGACTAAGAAACCAAGTAATTCAAGACATAGCAAGTACTGTTAAAACGCtcttcattaaatattataaatctgGTAATGATACAATGTTATTACAAGAaatcaaaatgaaattatttgacaGTTTGAAGCATAAAGACTCAATAAACACCAGTAATGACATACGGTCATTAACTGACTTGCTAATTGATGGGATAAATGGGgcaataacaaatttaaacatgAATAGACGATATGAGAACAGAATTCAGCATAACATAAATAGcatattagaatataaaaacactCAAGAAAAACCACTAGTTTCCTATAAAGAATGCAGGGATACGGTCAACATAACTtgttctaatattaatttgataaaatccTTAAAATGCTCTAATGCTAATGAAATAATCCACATAACTCAACTTTGCAATGGAAAAGCTGATTGCTCTGATTATTCGGATGAAAAGTATTGCTCAGAACAGG CTATCAAAAAGCTTCGTTTTGCCCATAACATCCTTGCTGGCTTAAATAAACCATTAGAAAACGGTTGCTTTACGGGTGCTATGAATCCAAACATACTTTcaagacaaaataattttttacaagatATATTGAATTCCCAATTAGAGTTTATTGAAAAGTATAAATCTGAACATCGTATTAAACTTGCAACAAATGGCAATACAAGAAATCAtcttataaatgaaattactgATGTTTTAAGCACTTTGACAATGGCGCTATATAAAGCTTTTTGTTCCAATCAAAATACTCGAAGATTTAATGAAATACTGGACGAAGAAGATCCTTGGCCGACAGATAAGTGGCCTCCTACGTCATGTCCCTGTCTTAAAGGCCCGTGTCAGAATTGTACTTATCCGTGCAAAAGAATCTGTTGGCACAAGAGTAGTTTACTAAATTGGAACTGCGAGTCTGTAAATGTCCAGTCATCTATGGTACCTTTAAGTGTAATTTGTGATGGTAAAATTGACTGCTTTGATGAATCCGACGAAAAGGGATGTTTTACAG ATACAACACATGCTAAATTTGCCGCTCACAAgaattttattgaactaacAGATGCTTTAAAACTGAAAGCATCTAAAGATTACAAAGCTGAGAGAAATAAAATCTGGGCACTTATCCACGCAGTGTATGATCTAGAAAAGTTAAGTCTTAAACCGAATCCTAACCCAGCGTCACTTAAGGAACATCGAAACGAGTGcttcaaattaattacaatggtTTATAcagaattattaaaacatacatcTTATGCATTTGAAGCAGAAGAATTGTACCAATTTCTTCTAAATATAAACCAACAACTTGGCACGATTATTAAGCAAATTGGTACGGGAAACAAAAAAGTCATATCAGGCGGATGTTTTTGTAGAGAGGAAAAATGTGCATTTTCCTATTGTActagaaaatgtaaaaaagcTTGCGCTGTTGAGCTTAAATtcactaaatattattgtcttggtaaaattaataaatcaattgatATTGATAACATTTGTGATGGTACTCCCGACTGCTCATTAGAAGATGATGAACGAGACTGTAAAAAAG AGATGTGTCGAAATCATCATCTAAGattgttacaattaaaaattgaaaacgTTGGTGTCAAACAGAAAGGTACTTCGATGGGTGAAGTTCTATCTACTTGGAAAGAAAAG GTCAAAAATACCTTAAAGGTAGCTGAAAAATCTGGGAAACCAACGCCTAAAGTGATCAAAGAAATTGTAAAGGATGCCCTAAGAGAACTCGTCACGACTTACGGTTCAGTGGAGGAGTACCGACGGAAGAATAACAATTATGCTCTAGATGAGTTTACTTTAATAGCTAAAAATGTTCTTGATAGTGTACGATCTTGTAGCAAATAa